A DNA window from Blastocatellia bacterium contains the following coding sequences:
- a CDS encoding response regulator transcription factor: protein MPADQPIRVAVVEDQRLMREGLRLLIDGSPGYRCVGAFGSVEEALRVIDREVPEVMLLDIELPGMSGSEGVRLLKEKYPGIQILMLTIYDEDDRVFESICNGACGYLLKKTPPARLLEAIREAHEGGSPMTPEIARKVVTLFQKIGPPEKLDQQLTPQEVRLLKLLAQGHSYQAIADQLHVSINTIREYIRRVYDKLHVHSKSEAVSKALRSRII from the coding sequence ATGCCCGCCGACCAGCCAATCCGTGTCGCTGTCGTTGAAGACCAGCGACTCATGCGCGAAGGCTTGCGCCTGCTCATTGACGGCAGCCCCGGTTATCGTTGCGTGGGTGCCTTCGGTTCGGTGGAAGAAGCGCTCCGCGTGATTGACCGGGAGGTGCCTGAGGTGATGCTGCTGGACATTGAGTTGCCGGGAATGTCGGGTTCTGAGGGCGTCCGCCTGCTGAAAGAAAAATACCCCGGTATTCAAATTCTCATGCTCACGATCTATGATGAGGATGATCGCGTGTTCGAATCAATCTGCAACGGAGCGTGTGGCTACTTGCTGAAGAAGACGCCGCCAGCGCGGCTGCTTGAGGCCATTCGGGAGGCTCACGAGGGCGGCTCGCCCATGACGCCGGAGATTGCTCGCAAAGTGGTCACCCTCTTTCAAAAAATCGGGCCGCCAGAAAAACTTGACCAACAACTGACCCCCCAGGAGGTTCGGTTGCTGAAGCTGCTGGCGCAGGGTCATAGCTACCAGGCCATCGCCGACCAGCTTCATGTCAGCATCAACACCATCCGCGAGTACATCCGCCGCGTCTACGACAAGCTCCACGTTCACTCCAAATCCGAGGCCGTCAGCAAAGCCCTCCGCAGTCGAATTATTTAG